CGCTGAGGCTCTGATCCTGTCCTCCAAGCACGACACCATGGCGGCCCCCTTGCCGCAGGACCGCCGCACCGGCGTTCTTCTGGCGCTGGCGGGGTTTGCCCTGTTCCCCATCACCGACACGCTGATGAAATTCCTCACCCGCGGCTATCCGCTGGTGGAGACCATGTTCTTCAACGCGCTGTTCTCGGTGGTCACCATCGCCGCCTATGGGCTTCTGACCGGTGGGCCGGCGGGGCTGGCCACCCGGCGTCCGGGGCTGCAGATCCTGCGCGGGCTGGCCGGGCTGGGGGCCGGGGGCGGGGCGTTCTTCGCCTTCACCAAGCTGCCGCTGGCCGACGTCTATGCCATTCTGTTCGCGTCCCCGCTCATCATCACCGCCCTGGCCGGGGCGCTGCTGGGCGAACGGGTGGGGCCGCGGCGCTGGGCGGCGGTGGCGGTGGGGTTCGCGGGCGTGCTGGGCATGCTGCGTCCCGCCGGGCAGGATCTGTTCAACATCGGCGCCCTGGCGGCGCTGGTCAGCGCGGTCAGCTATTCCCTGTCGGGCATCATCGTGCGCCGCTGGGGGCGGGGGGAGACGGCGGCGGCTTTTCCCTTCTACGGCAACCTGATGGTGACGATGCTGACCGGGGCGGCGCTGCCCTTCGTCTTCGTGGCGCCGTCGCTGGGCGATCTGGGGCTGATGGCGGTGTGCGGGGTGTGCGGCGGGCTGGCGCTGCTGTGCCTGCTGGGCGCCTTCCGCATCGCGCCGGTGCCGGTGGTGGCGCCGTTCCAGTACATGGAGATCCTGTGGGGCCTGCTCTATGGCGCCGTGGTGTTCGGCGACTGG
This DNA window, taken from Azospirillum fermentarium, encodes the following:
- a CDS encoding DMT family transporter, giving the protein MAAPLPQDRRTGVLLALAGFALFPITDTLMKFLTRGYPLVETMFFNALFSVVTIAAYGLLTGGPAGLATRRPGLQILRGLAGLGAGGGAFFAFTKLPLADVYAILFASPLIITALAGALLGERVGPRRWAAVAVGFAGVLGMLRPAGQDLFNIGALAALVSAVSYSLSGIIVRRWGRGETAAAFPFYGNLMVTMLTGAALPFVFVAPSLGDLGLMAVCGVCGGLALLCLLGAFRIAPVPVVAPFQYMEILWGLLYGAVVFGDWPGNGVLVGGAVVIASGLYLLRMDVRGV